The genomic region TGGCTCGGAATTCAGCAGGTCTGCTATTTGCCGCCGGGCTTGCTCCACTGCTTTTCTGGTTTGAACCCCGTAAAGGTGCACGCTCGATGGATTTCCAAAATATTGTGCAAGATAAGGCTGCATAGCCTGAGCAACTTCAGGATCAACAGGGGTTGTAGCGTTGTAGTCGAGGTAAATGGGATTATCCTTGCTCATGGGTCAGTTGATTGATTTGCTCAAGCACTAAGCGTGCATTCTCCTGGGCTTGTTCAGTATGGGTCTCAAAATGCTGGAACTGTTCAGGTTTTCTTTTTCCCAGGTCGAAGGTGTAGGCCTTGTCGTAGTAATCAAGGACTATGGCAATGGCGGTTTCAAAGTCATCCTGATGCAGCGCCTCAATGGCTGTCCTGGCATTTTGCCCACCCAGTTTGCGCTGGATTTTTTCTATGGATTGCACCAGCAACACTTTCTCAAATCCTGCATAATCCTCTATGAGTCTTTTCACCCTGAGGTTTTTTGGCATCTCGAGGCGTATCACCTGCGCCTGGTGCATCTGCTGATAAAGCTTGTGTGGGATGAAAACCCTGCCAATGGTATGGCTTTCGTCTTCCAACCAAACCGGTAGGCTATGATCGATTTTTGTCCATTGGTCAGCCAGTTCGTTTTCAAACTGTTCGCTGCTGGGCTGTGGGCTTTCGCCGATGGCGCCAAATGCTGAGCCCTTATGATGGGCAATGCCTTCAAGGTCAATGACCTGCTGGCCAAGTTCCTGCATATGCTTCAGGATCTCTGTTTTTCCTGTGCCTGTTTTTCCCGAAAGGATCATGATGCGGGCAGGCTTTTCCCAGAGACTGAGAACGTGCCTGCGATAGGCCTTATATCCTCCTTTCAGAAGATAAACATCAAAGCCTGCCAGGTTCAATAGCCAGGCCATACTCTCCGAACGCATCCCCCCGCGCCAGCAATGCATGAGCAGCTTTTTGCCAGGGGCTGCCTTTTTGGCCTGTTTTACAAAGTTCCTGAGTTTTCTTCCTGCGAAATCAAGACCTTCCAGGATGGCTGCCTCGCGGCCCGATTTCTTGTAAAGGGTGCCTACGACCTTGCGTTCCTCATCGTCGAACAAAGGCAGGTTGTTAGCCCCGGGGATGTGTCCCTGGCTGAACTCGGAAGGAGATCGGACATCCAGCACGGGAACATCTGCTTTTAAAGAAAGGAACTCCGAAATATCGATGGTTTTGATCATAAACGTTAATTCTCAAACAGTGATTTGCTGACATTGTATTGTGTTTATTCCGGTTTATGTCCGGCAGGGCAAAGGATCCGGAAGGAAGGGCGGGTGACGGCCCTCAAAGTTAATAAAAAAACGCTGGCCCGGTTCCTCAAAAAGGAATACCGGGCCAGCTCCACTTAACCCAAGAAACGGTCACAGGTAACCAAGGTTACCTGAACCGAATGAGGTCTGCACAGGTAACCCCTGCGTAGTATTTTATGGTCAAAAGAGAAGTTGATTCCATTTAGATCTGTTTCTCTGGTTTGGATTCAGTTTCTTCAAATTCCGCTCTGGGGATATTGTTTCAGATTTGATCCAAGGCTTGTTTCAGGTCACCGATGATGTCTTCCACATCCTCAATGCCCACGGAGAACCTGACTAGGTCGTCGGTAATCCCTGCTGCTGCCTTGTTCTCTTTGCTGACTCCTGCGTGAGTCATCGAAGCCGGATGCTGGATCAGTGTTTCCACTCCGCCCAGCGATACGGCCAGCAGTGCCAGCTCAACGTGGTCCATCAACTTGCGTCCTGCTTCATAGCCTCCATTCAGCCCAAAGCTCATCATCGATCCAAAGCCTTTCATCTGCTTTTTTGCCAGTTCGTGCTGGGGATGGTTTTCCAGACCGGGATATTTGATCCAGGCTACTTTCGGATGATTCTGGATAAAGTCAGCAACTTTTCGGGCATTTTCCTGTGCGCGCTCTATCCTGATGGCCAGTGTCTTGACGCCGCGCATCACCATAAAGGCTTGGGTGGGATCCATATTGCAACCCATATATACCATGGAATGACGGATCTTTTTGTATAATTCAGGGTCTTTGGCAACAATGATGCCGCCCACAATGTCAGCGTGCCCATTGATAAATTTGGTGACAGAATGCAATACCACGTCAGCGCCCAGGTCGAG from Bacteroides sp. harbors:
- the mnmH gene encoding tRNA 2-selenouridine(34) synthase MnmH, with the translated sequence MIKTIDISEFLSLKADVPVLDVRSPSEFSQGHIPGANNLPLFDDEERKVVGTLYKKSGREAAILEGLDFAGRKLRNFVKQAKKAAPGKKLLMHCWRGGMRSESMAWLLNLAGFDVYLLKGGYKAYRRHVLSLWEKPARIMILSGKTGTGKTEILKHMQELGQQVIDLEGIAHHKGSAFGAIGESPQPSSEQFENELADQWTKIDHSLPVWLEDESHTIGRVFIPHKLYQQMHQAQVIRLEMPKNLRVKRLIEDYAGFEKVLLVQSIEKIQRKLGGQNARTAIEALHQDDFETAIAIVLDYYDKAYTFDLGKRKPEQFQHFETHTEQAQENARLVLEQINQLTHEQG
- a CDS encoding PLP-dependent transferase is translated as LDLGADVVLHSVTKFINGHADIVGGIIVAKDPELYKKIRHSMVYMGCNMDPTQAFMVMRGVKTLAIRIERAQENARKVADFIQNHPKVAWIKYPGLENHPQHELAKKQMKGFGSMMSFGLNGGYEAGRKLMDHVELALLAVSLGGVETLIQHPASMTHAGVSKENKAAAGITDDLVRFSVGIEDVEDIIGDLKQALDQI